The following are from one region of the Desulfovibrio sp. genome:
- a CDS encoding nicotinate-nicotinamide nucleotide adenylyltransferase, protein MTANLGSHETAAGSGSDGSGSGAAAPHATVSGGAVSRVGAGPRGRAILGGSFNPPHVGHLRLAIEAAEALTPLVTGVDLVPCAVPPHKTMTGMLPFDLRARMVEASITDLPFLRCNRLEGQRQGPSYTWDTLLAYREVEPQTELYFILGSPDFALLPTWHRGLELPGLCNFVVVPRDGQAARDVIATAQRLWPEARERAPLVGDGPCMGLPGGGLAHFLPLPWLDVSASRLRSLWLAGRRVDFLLPRAAFEILKQSEKTVQAHWRQTEPTC, encoded by the coding sequence GTGACGGCGAACCTCGGCTCACACGAGACGGCGGCCGGTTCGGGTTCCGATGGTTCGGGTTCCGGCGCGGCGGCTCCCCATGCCACAGTTTCCGGCGGGGCGGTTTCCCGCGTGGGGGCAGGCCCGCGCGGCCGGGCCATTTTGGGCGGCAGCTTCAATCCCCCGCATGTGGGGCATCTGCGTCTGGCCATTGAGGCCGCCGAAGCCCTGACCCCCCTGGTGACCGGCGTGGATCTCGTGCCCTGCGCCGTGCCGCCGCACAAAACCATGACAGGCATGCTGCCCTTTGATCTGCGCGCCCGCATGGTTGAAGCCAGCATCACCGACCTGCCCTTTCTGCGTTGCAACAGGCTTGAAGGGCAACGGCAGGGGCCATCCTATACATGGGACACGTTGTTGGCCTATCGTGAGGTCGAGCCGCAAACAGAACTGTATTTCATCCTGGGCAGCCCGGACTTTGCCCTGCTGCCCACCTGGCACAGGGGGCTGGAACTGCCGGGCCTGTGCAACTTTGTTGTGGTGCCGCGCGACGGGCAGGCCGCGCGGGACGTGATCGCCACGGCGCAGCGGCTGTGGCCCGAAGCCCGCGAGCGCGCCCCCCTTGTGGGCGACGGCCCCTGTATGGGCCTGCCCGGCGGCGGGCTGGCGCATTTTCTGCCCTTGCCCTGGCTGGACGTGAGCGCGTCGCGCCTGCGCAGCTTGTGGCTGGCAGGCCGGAGGGTGGATTTTCTGCTGCCTCGGGCGGCTTTTGAAATTCTGAAGCAGAGCGAGAAAACCGTACAGGCACACTGGCGACAGACGGAGCCGACATGCTGA
- a CDS encoding tetratricopeptide repeat protein, with translation MLTTAPKDIRENVARALGYLRKDEVERSLLVMCEALRRMAEVKMLRSARTELDSQVNDFLSTLVHHPCMQPLLDPARTGNPKNIPFQQGKEAALATVMDGLAKILQKESENCVQAEATARRARKKHLIDTGLQFIREGQTAKGRAFLKRVIEEFRQEDGIRVQVAQIFAAAGLHQEAAETYEEAIAKQQRDPAAYTGAVASWMELLEYEKAEAVYRAVLRTFGGHPSTYGKMAKLYLVWHKRQKAEEMALRALHDDPEQADALEVMTALERR, from the coding sequence ATGCTGACAACCGCGCCCAAGGACATACGCGAAAATGTGGCAAGAGCCCTAGGGTATCTGCGCAAGGATGAGGTGGAGCGTTCGCTCCTGGTCATGTGCGAGGCTCTGCGGCGCATGGCCGAGGTCAAGATGCTGCGCTCGGCCCGGACGGAACTGGACAGCCAGGTCAATGATTTTCTGTCCACGCTGGTGCACCATCCGTGCATGCAGCCACTGCTGGACCCGGCCCGGACGGGCAATCCCAAAAACATTCCCTTTCAACAGGGCAAGGAAGCGGCACTGGCCACAGTGATGGACGGCCTTGCCAAGATTCTGCAAAAAGAATCCGAAAATTGCGTTCAGGCAGAAGCCACAGCCCGTAGGGCAAGAAAAAAACATCTCATTGATACCGGCCTGCAATTTATACGCGAAGGGCAGACCGCCAAGGGGCGCGCCTTTCTCAAGCGTGTGATTGAAGAATTCCGTCAGGAAGACGGCATCCGCGTTCAGGTGGCCCAGATTTTTGCCGCCGCAGGTCTGCATCAGGAAGCCGCCGAAACATATGAAGAAGCCATTGCCAAACAACAGCGCGACCCTGCCGCCTATACTGGTGCGGTAGCCTCCTGGATGGAACTGCTCGAATATGAAAAGGCCGAGGCCGTCTACAGGGCGGTACTGCGAACCTTTGGCGGGCACCCTTCCACCTATGGCAAGATGGCGAAGCTGTATCTCGTCTGGCACAAGCGCCAGAAGGCAGAAGAAATGGCCCTGCGCGCACTGCACGATGACCCGGAACAGGCGGACGCTCTGGAAGTGATGACCGCGCTGGAACGCAGGTAG
- a CDS encoding tyrosine-type recombinase/integrase has translation MKTITPSTRRSTPIVSHTFLTNLKATGEVQRVPVGESLYLQISAKGKKTWYLRYDTLTPDGKRKQNIVSLGQFPKMGIKEARAEAESRRDLSKEENANLVQVRKEELIRKAQASVVHTFQNVAESWLNLKMAEWEGRSGKQNRGRLAANVYPVIGDLSIDKITVNDIEHALKHVISRGSLEVARRVHTLIVSVFKYALAKGLIQNPDIIVRLSWYKEQMPKRKKKSLYSEELGPEDVGQLLRSLEEHRTRWTIPVATAMQLAPYCAVRPSELLEAKWSEFNLDAAEWVIPAERMKKGLPHLVPLPRQAVALFKKMYAFSGQQELVFPSTSTKGKGKAVSSMALIQAFRKMGYTAENGNRFVTHAFRGLFSTTAYNILGASSLAVELQLAHVEQNKVKAAYHKTSMRTALAERRALLQQYADYLDELRAKA, from the coding sequence ATGAAGACGATAACGCCATCTACCCGAAGATCTACCCCGATTGTTTCGCACACATTTTTAACCAACCTGAAGGCGACTGGCGAGGTGCAAAGAGTGCCGGTTGGCGAGTCGCTTTACCTCCAGATCTCCGCCAAAGGCAAAAAGACCTGGTACCTCAGATACGACACCCTCACTCCTGACGGAAAGCGCAAACAGAATATTGTCAGCCTGGGCCAGTTTCCCAAAATGGGGATCAAAGAAGCTCGAGCCGAAGCTGAATCAAGAAGAGACCTGTCGAAAGAAGAAAACGCGAACCTGGTACAAGTGCGCAAAGAAGAGCTCATCAGAAAAGCCCAGGCCAGCGTCGTCCACACCTTTCAAAATGTGGCCGAGTCCTGGCTCAATTTGAAAATGGCGGAATGGGAAGGACGTTCGGGCAAGCAAAACCGGGGACGCCTTGCCGCCAACGTCTATCCCGTCATTGGCGATCTATCGATTGACAAAATTACGGTCAATGACATCGAGCACGCACTGAAACACGTTATTTCACGAGGCTCGCTTGAAGTTGCCCGGCGTGTGCATACTTTGATCGTCAGCGTTTTCAAATACGCTCTGGCTAAAGGCTTAATCCAGAATCCGGATATCATCGTCAGGCTGAGCTGGTACAAAGAGCAAATGCCCAAACGGAAGAAAAAGAGCCTGTATTCTGAAGAGCTTGGCCCGGAAGATGTTGGCCAACTGCTGCGAAGCTTAGAGGAACACAGAACCCGTTGGACCATTCCCGTTGCCACGGCCATGCAACTGGCCCCCTATTGCGCAGTACGCCCCTCCGAACTCCTGGAAGCGAAATGGAGCGAGTTCAACCTTGATGCGGCAGAATGGGTTATCCCGGCTGAACGCATGAAAAAGGGCCTGCCTCATCTTGTGCCGCTGCCGCGCCAGGCTGTTGCACTTTTCAAAAAAATGTACGCGTTTTCCGGCCAACAAGAGCTGGTGTTTCCGTCCACCTCTACCAAAGGCAAGGGCAAAGCCGTCAGCAGCATGGCCCTGATTCAGGCTTTTAGGAAAATGGGCTATACTGCGGAAAATGGAAACAGATTTGTGACCCACGCCTTCCGTGGCCTGTTCTCCACCACGGCCTACAACATCCTCGGCGCGTCATCCCTGGCTGTGGAACTGCAACTCGCCCACGTCGAGCAAAACAAGGTCAAAGCGGCTTACCACAAGACAAGCATGCGTACCGCCTTGGCAGAGCGCCGGGCACTGCTCCAACAATATGCAGATTACCTGGATGAGTTGAGGGCGAAGGCTTAA
- a CDS encoding helix-turn-helix transcriptional regulator yields MTTMTTVPTVGFLRLPQILQLVPISKSAWWEGCKTGRFPKPVKLGPRTTAWKAEDIAELVNMLGKQEKTSDKV; encoded by the coding sequence ATGACTACCATGACCACAGTCCCGACCGTCGGATTTCTCCGTCTTCCCCAAATCTTACAACTTGTCCCCATCAGCAAAAGCGCATGGTGGGAAGGCTGCAAAACTGGCCGCTTCCCCAAACCCGTCAAACTCGGCCCGCGCACAACTGCCTGGAAGGCGGAGGACATAGCGGAGTTGGTGAACATGCTAGGAAAGCAAGAAAAAACAAGCGATAAAGTGTAA
- a CDS encoding AIPR family protein → MEMSLQDFFHEFRQEIFAGGAANNNFHLQEFVDFFVKDLAETGFVEDVEFCHYRAPRGMRVDGYWFDEEGTLSLFIADYESRMELLSLTQTDITAIFRRLVNFFESSGKKRLWQELEVTSPEYSLARQIEDRLGSLRKINLFLLSERALSERVKELESEVVCDKPIFYHVWDMARLYRQYSARGRKEPLDLDFLQMFGHGLPCLRVDLQADNYRSYLAALPGNVLAKLYGDYDSRLLEQNVRTFLQARGNVNKGIRETILNSPTMFFAYNNGITATAQEVDVDQGKESLVITRIRDLQIVNGGQTTASLFHTQRKDKASLDQVFVQMKLSVIDPEKSEEIVPKISEYANTQNPVKAADFFSNSPFHLRMEEFSRRVLAPAHSGAQRETRWFYERARGQYAEAQSKLTLAEQRKFKAIFPKNQLFTKEDLAKYENVWDEHPKYVSKGRQKNFAQYATRIGKTWDVSPEDFNEQYFKRIVARAIIFRETERIVSAQPWYRPGGSLRSYIVYYSLACLGELAHRHKKAIPFALVWIQQDIPDALREAIAACASFINDHITQPSDNLPRDSEWFKKDICWSTLKDDISTLEARQSENFRSLLVSREEEKEQNRNAVKVQLVDDGIAAQKLVVSIPAPHWQRIMNELSAKKLLSEKEYGILAVATQLPSKIPSEKQCRILVEILEKAKCEGITIG, encoded by the coding sequence ATGGAAATGTCTCTACAGGACTTTTTTCATGAGTTCAGACAGGAAATTTTCGCTGGTGGAGCCGCCAACAACAACTTCCATTTGCAAGAGTTTGTCGATTTTTTCGTCAAGGATCTGGCTGAAACAGGCTTTGTGGAAGACGTTGAATTTTGTCACTATCGGGCCCCGCGAGGGATGCGCGTCGATGGCTACTGGTTTGACGAGGAAGGAACTCTGTCTCTTTTTATTGCCGACTATGAATCGAGGATGGAGCTACTTTCCCTGACCCAGACAGATATAACGGCCATTTTCCGCCGGCTTGTCAATTTTTTCGAATCAAGTGGCAAAAAGCGACTTTGGCAAGAGCTAGAAGTTACTTCGCCAGAGTATTCTTTAGCCAGACAGATTGAAGACCGATTGGGCAGTCTCAGAAAAATCAATCTGTTTTTGTTATCCGAACGAGCCCTCAGTGAACGAGTAAAAGAGCTTGAGTCTGAAGTCGTCTGCGACAAACCAATTTTTTACCATGTATGGGACATGGCACGCCTTTACCGACAATACAGTGCTCGCGGTCGTAAGGAGCCTCTGGACCTCGATTTTCTGCAAATGTTCGGACATGGCCTCCCGTGTCTTCGTGTAGACCTGCAAGCGGACAACTACCGTTCCTACCTTGCGGCCCTGCCGGGAAACGTTCTTGCAAAACTGTATGGAGACTATGACAGCCGTTTATTGGAGCAAAACGTCAGAACATTCCTTCAGGCACGGGGTAACGTAAACAAGGGCATTCGCGAAACCATTCTCAACTCGCCTACCATGTTTTTTGCTTACAACAACGGGATAACTGCAACCGCTCAAGAGGTTGATGTCGATCAGGGAAAAGAAAGCCTTGTCATAACCAGGATACGAGACCTCCAGATCGTGAACGGTGGTCAGACAACAGCATCTCTTTTTCATACGCAAAGAAAAGACAAGGCATCTCTGGATCAGGTCTTTGTCCAGATGAAACTGTCAGTTATTGATCCGGAAAAAAGCGAAGAAATCGTCCCCAAAATTTCCGAATATGCCAACACGCAAAACCCTGTCAAAGCAGCAGACTTCTTCTCCAATTCCCCATTCCACCTCAGAATGGAGGAATTTTCACGCCGGGTATTGGCTCCGGCTCATTCCGGAGCCCAGAGAGAAACCAGGTGGTTTTATGAAAGAGCACGTGGGCAATACGCAGAAGCGCAAAGCAAGCTTACTCTTGCAGAACAGCGAAAGTTTAAAGCAATTTTCCCGAAGAATCAGCTATTTACCAAGGAAGATTTGGCAAAATATGAAAATGTCTGGGATGAGCACCCCAAGTATGTGAGCAAGGGACGCCAAAAAAACTTTGCTCAATATGCTACCAGAATCGGAAAAACATGGGATGTATCGCCAGAGGATTTTAATGAGCAGTATTTCAAACGCATTGTAGCCAGAGCCATAATATTTCGTGAAACAGAACGCATTGTTTCGGCCCAACCCTGGTACAGGCCAGGCGGAAGTCTACGCTCCTATATTGTTTATTACAGTCTTGCCTGCTTGGGAGAACTTGCCCATCGCCACAAAAAGGCCATCCCGTTTGCCCTAGTTTGGATTCAACAGGATATCCCAGATGCCTTACGAGAAGCAATCGCCGCGTGTGCTTCCTTTATCAATGACCACATAACCCAGCCCTCGGATAACCTTCCCCGAGACTCGGAGTGGTTCAAGAAAGATATCTGTTGGAGTACTCTGAAAGATGACATTTCGACCCTTGAAGCAAGACAGTCGGAAAATTTCCGGAGCCTGCTTGTCTCCAGAGAAGAGGAAAAAGAACAGAATCGGAATGCCGTGAAGGTACAATTGGTAGATGATGGAATAGCAGCACAGAAGCTGGTGGTCAGCATTCCAGCACCACACTGGCAGCGTATCATGAACGAGCTGTCTGCAAAAAAGCTTCTTTCTGAGAAAGAATACGGAATTCTTGCTGTAGCGACACAGCTTCCTTCAAAGATTCCGTCCGAAAAGCAATGCCGTATTTTGGTAGAAATACTTGAGAAGGCAAAGTGCGAGGGGATTACTATTGGGTAG
- a CDS encoding PD-(D/E)XK motif protein codes for MSNSLPWDEIATPERDYNVRLIPDGSVIPAYWGKDVQGKLLFLISLTGDHRNLFVQEKITVKGVDTDLRQDPATDCQLLVLTLDRQVDCDLFHALCKSLFHSLIEVHRPDVAISVAMQHLKRWRTFLSGQNSRLLTIQEYRGLFAELVFLNKLLEVGLNPASAVMAWTGPEWVHQDFIYSGRAVEVKALSSSDRSTVRISSEDQLESIEEKLYLLTLTLQESRDNHVALSLNALVTHIRDLLQRESLESFDSKLAANGYAPHHEYETPKLVTTNKKAYLVEKDFPKVVRSMLPAGVRSVSYQLELEKIEPFSCAFETLLEAL; via the coding sequence ATGAGTAATTCCTTACCGTGGGACGAGATTGCAACACCGGAGAGAGACTATAATGTCAGACTCATTCCTGATGGAAGTGTAATTCCTGCCTATTGGGGAAAGGATGTTCAGGGAAAACTTCTCTTTTTGATTTCACTGACAGGCGATCACCGCAATCTTTTCGTGCAAGAAAAGATTACCGTGAAAGGCGTGGACACAGACCTCCGCCAAGATCCTGCAACGGACTGTCAATTGTTGGTCTTAACTCTCGACAGGCAAGTTGACTGCGATCTTTTTCATGCTTTGTGCAAAAGCCTGTTCCATAGCCTCATAGAAGTGCACCGTCCGGATGTAGCAATTTCTGTGGCCATGCAGCACTTGAAGCGATGGCGAACCTTTTTGTCCGGACAAAATTCTCGACTCTTAACCATTCAGGAATACCGTGGCCTTTTTGCCGAACTTGTCTTTTTGAACAAGCTGCTTGAGGTCGGTTTGAATCCTGCCTCAGCAGTGATGGCGTGGACAGGTCCGGAATGGGTACATCAAGACTTTATCTATTCAGGAAGGGCCGTTGAAGTGAAAGCGCTCTCCAGCTCCGATCGTAGCACAGTACGGATTTCCTCCGAAGATCAACTGGAGTCTATTGAAGAAAAACTCTACCTTCTCACTCTGACTCTTCAAGAGTCTCGGGACAACCATGTAGCTTTGTCGCTCAATGCGCTTGTGACACATATTCGTGACCTGTTACAGAGAGAAAGCCTGGAAAGCTTTGACAGCAAGCTTGCAGCAAACGGGTATGCCCCCCATCACGAGTATGAAACCCCCAAATTGGTAACAACTAACAAGAAGGCCTACCTTGTCGAAAAAGACTTCCCCAAGGTGGTTCGCTCCATGTTACCTGCCGGAGTCAGATCAGTATCATACCAGCTTGAGTTGGAAAAAATAGAACCGTTTTCCTGTGCCTTTGAAACTCTCTTGGAGGCGCTCTAG
- a CDS encoding Z1 domain-containing protein, translating into MSNSALEKEKQLASSLISLLGDKTPPPTREEVEEKAKILAQLSGFVGDIANVVEQALVAIDSRMGQGVSIVDTETPHDEEWMLKRSISWIYSEAYEKYLRQEGWAPQVVQALSDTGGRILGHLQDPLSEGAWDRRGLVIGHVQSGKTANYMGLVARAADAGYKFIIVIAGIHNNLRKQTQERMDEGFIGRSSDPGNRVIVGVGRFSSDFPHPATLTNINEDFNKNTAEKSGWKLNDFSKPIVLVIKKNVTTLQALHKWLKELNSKNGQITDVPMLMIDDEADNASINTNKPELDPTKTNAWLRQILNLFAKSCYVGYTATPFANIFINPEAYDQDVREELFPKDFIYSLDAPNTYFGPDKVFLEDESSSKILREIRDCEDYLPLTHKKDIPLTELPPSLYKAFNQFIVGKTIRNCRGQNNKHCSMLVNVSRFVAVQRTVKNILALHEKKLREAVKANYAMPEDISSRNKYMQALREAYDSEFIECGVDWDDVKANLLSAFDTLKFFVINSKSDEVLDYKKYEKDGHGLTAVAIGGLSLSRGLTLEGLWMSYMYRNTRMYDTLMQMGRWFGYRPGYEDLCRVYLSPDSIDWYGHIAEKTEELRQQIRKMRRDGLTPRQFGLYVETHPEKLLITAANKMLSAAKIKIRQNLSGRLVESYILPTDNRTNIKNENLIEEFWTNGLAAQIVPTEKGWWAKDVNVAVIEDFLEKFEAHPDMADAKYAATLYLHEISDLHPKGDVVFVSLKDNGEEGSQYKLGAQKRTAKPWEGTAWRTAKNRVASRGDEKLGLTPEQIEKARLLAQEYNEQDQKMSGKPSDVHYREVRNKPLLMVHILEFPDVAYRRVPAFGISFPFGDYSHTVEIAANRVWVQNMQGVLDNPEDEEDFDE; encoded by the coding sequence ATGAGTAATTCGGCATTGGAAAAAGAAAAACAACTCGCCAGTTCTCTTATCTCTCTTCTTGGAGACAAAACGCCTCCCCCCACAAGGGAGGAGGTAGAAGAAAAAGCCAAAATACTTGCTCAACTTTCCGGTTTTGTTGGAGACATTGCAAACGTTGTGGAACAGGCGCTAGTGGCAATCGACTCGCGTATGGGACAGGGCGTCTCCATTGTAGATACAGAGACTCCTCATGACGAAGAATGGATGCTGAAAAGAAGCATCTCCTGGATATATTCCGAAGCCTATGAAAAATATTTACGCCAGGAGGGCTGGGCACCACAGGTCGTACAAGCCCTGAGTGATACTGGCGGACGCATCCTTGGTCATCTGCAAGATCCCTTGAGTGAAGGGGCATGGGACCGCCGGGGCCTAGTTATAGGACACGTCCAGTCGGGAAAAACCGCAAACTACATGGGGCTGGTGGCCAGAGCTGCCGATGCAGGTTACAAATTTATTATTGTTATTGCCGGTATCCATAACAATTTGCGCAAGCAAACCCAGGAACGGATGGACGAAGGGTTTATCGGGCGGTCCAGCGACCCTGGCAACCGAGTCATTGTTGGCGTAGGCAGATTTTCTTCCGACTTCCCCCACCCGGCCACGCTTACCAACATCAACGAAGACTTCAACAAGAATACTGCCGAGAAAAGTGGCTGGAAACTGAATGACTTCAGCAAGCCCATTGTTCTGGTGATCAAAAAGAACGTAACTACACTCCAGGCACTGCACAAATGGCTGAAAGAGCTGAATTCGAAAAATGGGCAGATAACCGATGTCCCGATGTTGATGATCGACGACGAGGCGGACAATGCTTCGATCAACACAAACAAGCCGGAGCTTGATCCAACAAAAACAAACGCGTGGTTACGTCAAATTTTGAATCTTTTCGCCAAATCCTGTTATGTAGGATACACCGCAACTCCTTTTGCCAATATTTTTATCAACCCGGAGGCGTACGACCAGGATGTTCGGGAAGAACTGTTCCCGAAAGATTTTATCTATTCTCTGGATGCTCCCAACACCTATTTTGGTCCCGACAAGGTTTTCCTTGAAGACGAAAGCAGTAGTAAAATATTGCGCGAGATTCGAGATTGTGAAGACTACCTGCCGCTGACACATAAAAAAGATATCCCGCTTACAGAGCTTCCGCCAAGCCTGTACAAGGCATTCAACCAATTCATTGTTGGCAAAACTATCAGAAACTGCCGAGGACAAAACAACAAACATTGCTCCATGCTAGTCAATGTGTCCAGGTTTGTTGCCGTCCAGCGGACGGTTAAAAATATTCTTGCGCTTCACGAAAAAAAGCTAAGAGAAGCAGTAAAAGCAAACTATGCAATGCCGGAAGATATCTCATCAAGAAATAAATACATGCAGGCATTACGTGAAGCTTATGATTCTGAGTTTATAGAATGCGGCGTAGACTGGGATGATGTAAAAGCAAACCTGCTTTCGGCATTCGATACTTTGAAGTTCTTTGTTATAAACAGTAAGTCCGATGAAGTACTCGATTACAAGAAATACGAAAAAGATGGGCACGGACTGACAGCCGTGGCCATTGGAGGCTTGAGCCTGTCACGAGGGTTGACTCTGGAAGGACTTTGGATGAGCTATATGTATCGAAACACGCGCATGTACGATACATTGATGCAGATGGGGAGATGGTTTGGTTATCGGCCTGGCTATGAAGATCTGTGCCGAGTGTATTTGTCACCAGATTCCATAGATTGGTATGGGCATATTGCCGAAAAAACAGAAGAACTACGGCAACAGATAAGGAAGATGCGTAGGGATGGTCTTACTCCTCGTCAGTTTGGCCTTTACGTGGAAACTCACCCGGAAAAGCTTTTGATCACTGCAGCAAACAAAATGCTAAGTGCCGCCAAGATAAAAATTCGACAAAATCTGAGTGGCAGACTTGTTGAAAGTTATATCTTGCCTACGGACAACAGAACAAACATCAAAAACGAAAATTTGATTGAAGAGTTTTGGACAAATGGTCTTGCCGCTCAGATTGTTCCGACAGAGAAAGGATGGTGGGCCAAGGATGTTAATGTTGCAGTAATCGAAGATTTTCTGGAGAAATTTGAAGCCCATCCAGACATGGCCGATGCCAAATATGCCGCAACGTTATACCTGCATGAAATCTCCGACCTGCACCCCAAAGGCGATGTAGTTTTTGTTTCTCTCAAAGATAATGGAGAAGAGGGAAGCCAATACAAGCTGGGAGCTCAAAAGCGTACAGCAAAACCTTGGGAAGGAACGGCATGGCGAACAGCCAAAAATCGAGTTGCCAGCCGTGGGGATGAAAAACTGGGACTTACGCCAGAGCAGATAGAGAAAGCGCGTTTGCTGGCCCAAGAATACAATGAGCAAGATCAAAAAATGAGTGGCAAACCGTCTGACGTGCACTATCGTGAAGTGAGGAACAAGCCGCTACTGATGGTGCACATACTGGAATTTCCGGATGTTGCGTATCGGCGCGTACCGGCATTTGGTATCAGCTTCCCCTTTGGAGACTACTCGCACACCGTTGAGATAGCTGCAAACAGGGTCTGGGTTCAGAATATGCAGGGTGTATTGGACAATCCGGAAGACGAGGAGGATTTCGATGAGTAA
- a CDS encoding ATP-binding protein, whose translation MARMHPLPPSAHSMSTSLRDLGYSLETAVADIVDNSISAEATEVGIICDVSSDIPILAIWDNGCGMNEEDLLVAMRHGALGPEQKRNKMDLGRFGLGLKTASFSQCLKLTVVSVQDGQWCGAEWDLDLVKETDDWLISVLEETDIADVPFINQLGSNGTLVLWRKLDRLFDESQKDNHDEVVNEKLDILEKHLALVFHRFLDGEIRGRKRLSLSINGHPVEGFDPFCRKSGSQLLPPETVHLGAEEVYLQAYILPHHSRLSAREEAYYQSRSEFLSNQGAYVYRNGRLMAWGDWFRLIPKGETSKLARVQIDFSNTLDDAWTIDIKKSTVRPPYLVRERLRQILPQISESSTRIHRGRGQKLFSETKAPIWERFAEQNGSIRYALNRDHALIATLKSKFSDAENRILEVLLEAVGSSVPVEMIYSDFSMHPRKLDMSSLSDEESLAKLKEVHFALFGTDPLEREKFLEVVQSLRLVDGRTDLVEKYIREGCYE comes from the coding sequence ATGGCCAGAATGCATCCACTTCCTCCCAGTGCGCACTCCATGTCGACGTCATTGCGCGATCTCGGGTATTCGCTTGAAACTGCTGTAGCAGATATTGTGGACAACAGTATTTCTGCCGAAGCCACCGAAGTGGGTATTATCTGTGACGTGTCCTCGGATATCCCCATTCTTGCTATCTGGGACAATGGTTGTGGTATGAACGAAGAGGATCTGCTTGTTGCGATGAGACATGGCGCTCTTGGGCCGGAACAAAAAAGAAATAAGATGGACCTTGGCAGGTTTGGCCTTGGCCTCAAAACGGCCTCTTTTTCTCAATGTCTCAAACTTACTGTTGTCAGTGTCCAGGATGGCCAATGGTGTGGAGCCGAATGGGATCTCGACCTTGTCAAAGAAACTGACGATTGGCTGATATCCGTACTCGAAGAAACAGACATTGCAGATGTCCCTTTCATCAACCAGTTGGGCAGCAATGGAACCTTAGTGTTATGGAGAAAGCTGGATCGACTTTTTGATGAAAGCCAAAAAGATAATCACGATGAAGTGGTTAATGAAAAGCTCGATATCCTGGAAAAGCACCTGGCTCTCGTATTTCACCGTTTCCTTGATGGTGAAATAAGAGGAAGAAAGCGCCTCTCACTAAGCATCAACGGGCATCCCGTCGAAGGCTTTGACCCTTTTTGCAGAAAAAGCGGTTCACAACTTCTTCCCCCGGAAACCGTTCACCTTGGAGCCGAAGAAGTATATCTTCAAGCTTATATCCTCCCTCATCATTCTCGCCTGTCAGCACGTGAAGAAGCTTACTACCAAAGCCGTAGTGAATTTCTCTCCAATCAGGGAGCTTACGTTTACAGAAACGGACGGCTGATGGCATGGGGTGATTGGTTTCGCCTTATTCCCAAAGGCGAAACAAGCAAATTGGCCAGAGTTCAGATCGATTTTTCCAACACTCTGGATGACGCCTGGACCATAGATATCAAAAAATCAACCGTAAGGCCGCCATACCTTGTGCGTGAGCGCTTGAGGCAAATACTTCCCCAAATTTCCGAAAGCAGCACAAGAATACATCGTGGGCGAGGACAAAAGCTGTTCAGCGAAACCAAAGCTCCCATCTGGGAGAGATTCGCAGAACAAAACGGCTCCATCCGCTATGCCCTGAATAGAGATCATGCCCTTATCGCAACCTTGAAGTCAAAATTTTCGGATGCCGAAAACAGAATATTGGAAGTTTTGTTGGAAGCAGTGGGGTCTTCTGTCCCTGTAGAAATGATCTATTCCGATTTCTCCATGCATCCAAGAAAACTGGATATGAGTTCTTTGTCTGATGAAGAGAGCTTGGCCAAGCTGAAGGAAGTACATTTTGCTCTTTTTGGAACGGATCCACTGGAGCGAGAAAAGTTCCTGGAGGTTGTCCAGTCTTTGCGTCTGGTGGATGGCAGAACGGATCTTGTTGAAAAATACATCCGGGAGGGGTGTTATGAGTAA